A single Carnobacterium alterfunditum DSM 5972 DNA region contains:
- the guaA gene encoding glutamine-hydrolyzing GMP synthase: MVTDLANVEKMVVLDFGSQYNQLITRRIREFGVYSELLSHKVTAEELKKMNVKGIIFSGGPMSVYDEGSFSVDPEIFKMGIPILGICYGMQLMTTALGGKVEGSENREYGKASIAINDQKAPLFNSLAENETVWMSHGDLVTQVPAGFVVSATSPHCPIASMYDPKKNFHAVQFHPEVRHSEHGNEMLKNFTFDVCGCEGNWSIADFIESETAKIRETVGDKKVLLGLSGGVDSSVVGVLLQKAIGDQLTCIFVDHGLLRKGESEQVMESLVGKFGLNIIRVDAKERFMAKLKGVSDPEQKRKIIGNEFVYLFDDEATKLQGVEFLAQGTLYTDVIESGTDTAQMIKSHHNVGGLPADMQFKLIEPLNTLFKDEVRELGIQLGMPESLVWRQPFPGPGLGIRVIGEITEEKLEIVRDSDFILREEIAAAGLDRDIWQYFTVLPGFRSVGVMGDGRTYDYTIGIRAVTSIDGMTSDFARIPWDILQKISVRIVNEVKHVNRIVYDITSKPPSTIEWE; the protein is encoded by the coding sequence ATGGTTACAGATTTAGCAAATGTTGAAAAAATGGTAGTACTAGATTTTGGAAGTCAATACAACCAACTAATTACAAGACGTATCCGTGAATTCGGAGTGTACTCTGAATTACTTTCTCATAAAGTAACAGCTGAAGAATTAAAAAAAATGAATGTCAAAGGGATCATTTTTTCTGGTGGTCCAATGAGTGTTTATGATGAAGGCTCTTTTTCTGTTGATCCTGAGATCTTCAAAATGGGTATTCCTATTTTAGGGATTTGTTACGGAATGCAACTAATGACAACTGCATTAGGCGGAAAAGTCGAAGGCAGTGAAAATAGGGAATATGGTAAAGCTAGCATTGCGATCAATGATCAAAAAGCGCCTTTATTCAATTCACTAGCTGAAAATGAAACAGTTTGGATGAGCCATGGAGATTTAGTTACTCAAGTTCCAGCAGGTTTTGTTGTTTCAGCAACTAGTCCACATTGTCCAATTGCTTCAATGTATGACCCGAAAAAGAATTTTCATGCTGTTCAATTTCACCCTGAAGTACGTCATTCAGAACATGGAAATGAAATGCTGAAAAACTTCACCTTCGATGTCTGTGGATGTGAAGGTAACTGGAGTATTGCTGATTTTATCGAATCAGAAACAGCAAAAATCCGTGAAACAGTCGGCGATAAAAAAGTATTGCTTGGATTATCAGGCGGAGTAGACTCAAGTGTTGTAGGTGTGCTTTTACAAAAAGCTATCGGCGATCAATTGACGTGTATCTTTGTTGACCATGGTCTATTGCGTAAAGGCGAAAGCGAACAAGTAATGGAAAGCTTAGTTGGAAAATTTGGCTTGAACATTATTCGTGTCGATGCGAAAGAACGCTTCATGGCTAAACTAAAGGGCGTCAGTGATCCAGAGCAAAAACGTAAGATTATTGGAAATGAATTTGTCTATCTCTTTGATGATGAAGCAACGAAGCTTCAAGGTGTTGAATTCTTAGCACAAGGAACGCTTTACACTGATGTGATCGAAAGTGGAACAGATACTGCTCAAATGATCAAATCACACCACAATGTCGGTGGACTTCCTGCTGACATGCAATTCAAATTGATCGAACCGTTAAATACATTATTTAAAGACGAAGTTCGTGAATTAGGAATCCAATTAGGAATGCCTGAAAGCCTTGTATGGCGTCAACCTTTCCCAGGTCCTGGTCTAGGAATTCGCGTTATTGGTGAAATAACAGAAGAAAAACTAGAAATCGTCCGCGACAGCGACTTTATTCTAAGAGAAGAAATTGCGGCTGCCGGTCTTGACCGTGACATCTGGCAATATTTCACCGTTCTTCCTGGTTTCCGCAGCGTCGGAGTAATGGGAGATGGCCGTACGTATGACTACACTATCGGAATTCGTGCCGTTACGTCTATTGATGGTATGACAAGTGACTTTGCCCGCATCCCTTGGGATATCTTGCAAAAGATCTCTGTCCGTATCGTAAATGAAGTGAAACACGTTAACCGTATCGTGTATGACATTACCAGCAAGCCACCTTCAACTATTGAGTGGGAATAA
- the mvaD gene encoding diphosphomevalonate decarboxylase, with protein MTKLSNARKVRAYTNIALIKYWGKRDDALILPTSSSLSLTLDAFYTETAVSFDASCEKDTFYLNDKIQDEAATLKVSRFLNLFRETAGLKTPATIRSTNYVPTAAGLASSASGMAALAGAANLATGLNLSPQELSIFARQGSGSATRSVYGGFVEWQKGTSSADSYAVKVDDADWDIGMVVVVVNKKQKELSSREGMKQTVTTSPFYSGWVESTAVDLVNIKKAIRDQDFEQVGEITESNGMKMHGTMLGANPPISYWEPDSVVAMQLVRQLRKQGIPCYFTMDAGPNVKVLCRLSDSQKIKTAFLNYFNEEQLIISGPGSDLKEVSL; from the coding sequence ATGACTAAGTTGAGCAACGCAAGAAAAGTACGTGCCTATACAAATATAGCTTTGATTAAATATTGGGGAAAGCGAGATGATGCTCTTATCTTACCCACGAGCAGTAGTCTATCGCTCACTTTAGATGCTTTTTATACAGAAACTGCCGTATCTTTTGATGCATCTTGTGAAAAAGATACCTTTTACTTAAATGATAAAATTCAAGATGAAGCTGCTACACTAAAAGTTAGCCGCTTCTTAAATTTGTTTAGAGAAACAGCGGGTTTAAAAACACCCGCGACCATCAGAAGTACCAATTATGTGCCTACCGCTGCTGGTCTAGCTTCTTCTGCTTCTGGGATGGCTGCTTTAGCTGGAGCCGCTAATTTAGCGACTGGGTTAAACCTTTCTCCTCAAGAACTTTCTATCTTTGCAAGACAAGGTTCTGGGTCAGCTACCCGCAGTGTTTATGGCGGCTTTGTAGAATGGCAAAAAGGAACTTCATCAGCAGATTCTTATGCTGTAAAAGTAGACGATGCCGATTGGGATATCGGTATGGTCGTAGTCGTTGTAAACAAAAAACAAAAAGAACTTTCTAGTCGCGAAGGAATGAAACAAACTGTCACAACATCCCCTTTCTATTCAGGATGGGTCGAAAGCACCGCAGTTGATCTTGTGAATATCAAGAAAGCTATCCGTGATCAAGACTTTGAACAAGTTGGCGAGATCACAGAAAGCAATGGCATGAAAATGCATGGAACTATGTTAGGAGCCAACCCGCCAATTTCTTATTGGGAACCGGATAGTGTTGTAGCTATGCAACTCGTAAGGCAATTACGCAAGCAAGGAATTCCTTGCTACTTCACAATGGATGCTGGTCCAAATGTTAAAGTTCTTTGCCGTTTATCTGATAGCCAAAAAATAAAAACAGCTTTTCTAAATTATTTTAATGAAGAACAACTGATTATCTCTGGTCCTGGAAGTGACTTAAAAGAAGTTTCACTCTAA
- the coaA gene encoding type I pantothenate kinase, whose product MKDSATFHIIEREEWKKLNSDSIAPLSSKELEELKGLNDQISITDVEEIYIPIVHVLDVYLKNYEQLQIKKNKFLKNETTPKTYIIGIAGSVAVGKSTTARLLQTMLSRVYKEKSVEMITTDGFLYPNETLLKKGIMNRKGFPESYDMNRLISFLGDVKSGKSSVVSPVYSHEYYDIIEGEEYRLEQPDILIVEGINVLQLPANQQIYISDFFDFSVFVDAEAKLIEKWYLERFGLLLETAFKKPGNYYYSYAQGEREAAFEMARGVWENVNLKNLKEYISPTKNRAELIIHKTENHYIDQLLLKKY is encoded by the coding sequence ATGAAAGATTCTGCTACATTTCATATCATTGAACGTGAAGAATGGAAGAAATTAAACAGTGATAGTATAGCTCCATTGTCTTCAAAAGAATTAGAAGAGTTAAAAGGGTTAAACGACCAGATTTCTATTACTGATGTTGAAGAAATCTACATACCAATCGTTCATGTGTTGGATGTATACTTAAAAAATTATGAGCAGTTACAAATTAAAAAAAATAAATTTTTAAAGAATGAAACAACTCCAAAAACTTATATTATCGGCATTGCTGGAAGTGTGGCTGTTGGAAAGAGCACGACTGCACGGTTATTACAAACCATGCTCTCAAGAGTATACAAAGAAAAATCGGTTGAAATGATCACGACAGACGGTTTTTTGTATCCTAATGAAACATTGCTGAAAAAAGGGATCATGAACCGCAAAGGATTTCCAGAGAGTTATGATATGAATCGATTGATCTCTTTTTTAGGTGATGTTAAAAGTGGGAAATCATCTGTTGTTTCACCAGTATATTCTCATGAGTATTACGATATTATTGAAGGTGAAGAATATAGGTTAGAACAACCAGATATATTGATCGTGGAAGGTATCAATGTGTTACAACTTCCTGCAAATCAACAAATCTATATCAGTGATTTCTTTGATTTTTCTGTTTTCGTAGATGCTGAAGCAAAATTAATAGAAAAATGGTATTTAGAACGATTTGGCCTATTATTAGAAACAGCGTTTAAGAAACCGGGAAATTATTATTATTCTTATGCACAAGGCGAGCGAGAAGCTGCATTTGAAATGGCTCGCGGTGTATGGGAAAATGTGAATTTGAAAAATTTGAAAGAATATATTTCTCCTACTAAAAACAGAGCGGAATTGATCATCCATAAGACAGAGAATCATTACATCGATCAGCTTTTATTAAAGAAATATTAG
- a CDS encoding IS3 family transposase: MSKLTFTPEQIQILKANPYVKNVSEKSITYSDEFKRYFVSESLGSKTAKQLFIEAGFDPEMIGKSRIRSFAGKWRKRYRDNGVLALKDTRQDCSGRPRKTPLTLEQQIEKLQAKILLLGQENDLLKKSEWSERRPENSEKISRIFSRIHEMKTKGSYTGTLIDACKALGVSRSGYYNYVKSLDSRNARDEEDQVWRTQIEEAYNYRGYEKGSRSIVMYFLNVLGITVNRKKVQRLMRKFNIFCPIRKANPYKRMAKATKEHSTVENKLKRQFDQGIAHKVLLTDITYLPGTGGFIGYLSTVKDGTTKEILAHYVSDSLKLDLSLTTVDLLMSAHSTTLHKDAFIHSDQGVHYTSPKFHKKLADNQLGQSMSRRGNCWDNAPQESFFGHLKDEIEYKDCGNLEELRAIVTDYMDYYNNERGQWNLKKLPPVHYREQLLLSVS, translated from the coding sequence ATGTCAAAATTAACATTTACACCAGAACAAATTCAAATTTTAAAAGCAAACCCATACGTTAAAAATGTATCGGAGAAAAGTATTACTTATTCCGATGAGTTTAAACGCTACTTTGTTTCAGAATCATTGGGTTCAAAAACGGCTAAGCAACTATTTATTGAAGCTGGATTTGATCCGGAAATGATTGGTAAAAGTAGGATAAGATCATTCGCTGGTAAATGGCGAAAAAGATACCGTGATAATGGTGTTTTGGCATTGAAAGATACACGACAAGATTGTTCAGGCAGACCTCGAAAAACACCATTAACACTTGAACAACAAATTGAAAAGTTACAGGCCAAAATCCTATTATTAGGACAAGAAAATGACTTGTTAAAAAAATCAGAATGGAGCGAAAGGAGGCCAGAAAACAGCGAAAAGATTAGCAGAATCTTTTCAAGGATCCATGAAATGAAAACCAAGGGTTCCTATACAGGAACCCTCATAGATGCCTGTAAAGCGTTGGGTGTTTCTCGTTCAGGTTACTACAATTATGTTAAAAGTTTAGACAGTAGAAATGCACGTGATGAGGAAGATCAAGTCTGGAGAACTCAAATTGAAGAAGCTTATAACTACCGTGGTTACGAGAAAGGTTCTCGAAGTATCGTAATGTACTTCCTAAACGTTCTGGGCATTACCGTCAATCGTAAAAAAGTACAGCGCCTGATGAGGAAATTTAATATCTTCTGTCCTATTCGTAAAGCAAACCCCTATAAAAGAATGGCAAAAGCCACCAAAGAACACAGCACTGTTGAGAACAAGTTGAAACGTCAGTTTGATCAAGGAATAGCCCATAAAGTTTTATTAACAGATATCACTTATTTACCTGGAACCGGCGGGTTTATAGGTTATTTATCAACTGTAAAAGATGGAACAACGAAAGAAATTCTAGCTCACTATGTGTCTGACAGTTTAAAACTTGATCTTTCATTAACAACGGTTGATTTATTAATGAGTGCCCATAGCACAACGCTACATAAAGATGCCTTTATCCATTCAGATCAGGGAGTCCATTACACCAGCCCTAAATTCCATAAGAAATTGGCTGATAATCAGTTAGGGCAATCCATGTCCAGAAGAGGGAACTGTTGGGATAACGCTCCACAAGAGTCGTTCTTTGGACATTTGAAAGATGAAATAGAGTATAAAGATTGTGGGAATTTGGAAGAACTTCGAGCAATTGTGACTGATTATATGGACTATTACAACAATGAACGTGGACAATGGAATCTGAAAAAACTGCCCCCTGTTCATTACAGGGAGCAGCTTTTATTGAGTGTTTCATGA
- a CDS encoding AAA family ATPase, producing MKSKLIIIRGNSGSGKTTIAQLLRNHFKRGQVMLIAQDTIRLDILNTKDFVGNPTVDLVKMIAAFGKDKYDYIIIEGIFNSKIYKDLFLELADSFEYHIHAYYYDLSFEETVLRHSTRDKSKDFGPDRMKDWWLEKDYLNLENEKILDGTLSQEYVLNKILNDLSI from the coding sequence ATGAAATCTAAACTAATCATTATAAGAGGTAATTCAGGAAGTGGAAAAACAACGATTGCGCAATTACTGCGAAATCATTTTAAACGTGGACAAGTTATGCTCATCGCACAAGATACCATCAGATTAGACATTTTAAATACAAAAGATTTCGTGGGTAATCCAACTGTTGATTTAGTGAAAATGATTGCTGCATTTGGTAAAGACAAATATGACTATATCATTATTGAAGGTATTTTTAATTCAAAAATATATAAAGACCTCTTTTTAGAATTAGCCGATAGTTTTGAATATCATATTCATGCTTATTACTACGATCTTTCATTTGAAGAAACCGTCTTACGTCACTCTACTAGGGATAAGTCAAAAGATTTTGGACCCGATAGAATGAAGGATTGGTGGCTAGAGAAAGACTACCTCAATCTTGAAAATGAGAAAATACTCGATGGAACACTAAGCCAAGAATATGTACTGAATAAGATACTAAATGATCTATCTATCTGA
- the mvk gene encoding mevalonate kinase produces MAQPATGTANGKIILMGEHSVVYGEPAIAIPFPATHTQVTITETEGPVQLDCVYYQGNLSSAPRHLKNLIAVVESTISELKQELKDFRLTIESTIPVERGMGSSAAVAIAMVRALFSYFSTELTDDRLLSLANISETIAHGNPSGLDAAMTSGRHPLYYIKGEPFAPFRLSVSAYLIVADTGLKGQTRDAVASIARLKQENKKLTMDAIHQLGDLAKQAKLAIEANIPVKLGLAMDTAQETLDFLGVSNDTLNRLVRTARTNGALGAKLTGGGRGGCMIALASDKDTAARISAALLDAGAVNTWTHPLGDD; encoded by the coding sequence ATTGCTCAACCTGCAACAGGGACTGCTAACGGAAAAATTATTTTAATGGGGGAACACTCTGTAGTTTATGGAGAACCTGCTATAGCTATTCCTTTTCCTGCAACACACACCCAAGTAACTATTACAGAAACTGAAGGTCCGGTCCAACTAGACTGTGTTTATTATCAAGGAAACTTATCTTCAGCACCCAGACATTTAAAAAATCTGATTGCTGTTGTAGAATCAACGATCAGTGAATTAAAACAGGAACTAAAAGATTTCAGGCTGACCATCGAAAGTACGATTCCTGTTGAAAGAGGTATGGGTTCGAGTGCTGCCGTAGCTATTGCAATGGTTCGTGCATTGTTCTCTTACTTTTCAACCGAACTAACAGATGATAGGCTCCTGTCGTTGGCAAACATATCTGAAACGATTGCTCATGGAAACCCAAGCGGCTTAGATGCGGCCATGACAAGTGGCAGACACCCTCTTTACTACATAAAGGGTGAACCTTTTGCTCCCTTTCGTTTGTCAGTGTCAGCTTATTTGATTGTGGCGGATACCGGTCTAAAAGGCCAAACTAGAGATGCTGTTGCTAGTATTGCTCGATTAAAGCAAGAAAATAAAAAACTAACGATGGACGCTATTCACCAACTAGGTGATTTGGCCAAACAAGCGAAACTTGCAATTGAAGCTAATATTCCTGTAAAATTAGGACTGGCTATGGATACGGCTCAAGAAACGCTTGACTTTTTAGGTGTAAGCAATGACACGTTGAATCGTTTAGTGCGCACAGCACGCACTAATGGAGCTCTAGGAGCAAAGTTAACTGGCGGTGGACGCGGAGGCTGTATGATTGCTTTAGCCAGTGACAAAGATACAGCTGCACGTATTTCAGCTGCTTTATTGGATGCTGGTGCTGTAAATACATGGACACACCCATTAGGAGATGACTAA
- a CDS encoding ATP-binding cassette domain-containing protein gives MLQVKNLTLHHLGDLKEIIKDLSFTINPGEKVAIIGEEGNGKSTLLKWILGDKSIESYIQAEGELINQFSRTVYLPQSLPQKYMECTVDQYFFGQEDVMDIDYQKLYQLVGQLGFDADRLTSSQQVGSLSGGEKIKVQLLKALSTDPDLLLLDEPSNDLDLDTVKWLEHFIKTTPLTIIFISHDEALLTATATKVIQIELLQHKTLPVATVSNLPYKAYIEQKEARYEHQSQVGNKQREEHQKQMEKYRQVESSVHHAQGAISRQDPSGARLLKKKMHAVKSMGKRFEREKENFEDIPLKADAILVKFSNTKPLPANKPILHLEDESVKLGDEILAHSLKLLVRTPQKIGIIGQNGIGKSTLLKQLWTELSQRTDIAAGYMPQNYADYLHMDETPVEFLSETGDSEERTQVMTYLGSMRFTTDEMHHPIQSLSGGQQAKLLLLKIDLAGQNVLLLDEPTRNFSPLSQPELRTLFKNFAGSIITISHDRMFLKEVCDQVFELKKDGFIRIEME, from the coding sequence ATGTTACAAGTGAAAAATTTAACCTTGCATCATTTAGGGGATTTGAAAGAGATCATTAAGGATTTGAGTTTTACAATCAATCCTGGAGAAAAAGTAGCCATCATCGGTGAAGAGGGAAATGGTAAGTCAACGTTATTGAAATGGATCTTAGGAGATAAAAGTATTGAATCTTACATTCAAGCGGAAGGAGAATTGATCAACCAGTTCAGCCGCACCGTTTATTTGCCACAATCTTTGCCGCAAAAATATATGGAATGCACGGTTGATCAGTATTTCTTCGGTCAAGAAGATGTTATGGATATTGATTACCAAAAACTTTATCAATTAGTGGGTCAATTGGGATTTGATGCGGACCGATTAACAAGCTCACAACAGGTAGGCAGTCTATCCGGTGGTGAAAAAATAAAAGTCCAACTCCTAAAAGCACTTTCGACAGATCCTGATTTGCTATTACTTGATGAGCCTTCCAACGACTTGGATCTTGATACGGTCAAATGGCTAGAGCACTTTATCAAAACTACACCACTAACAATCATTTTTATCTCGCATGACGAAGCTTTGCTTACAGCTACGGCAACTAAGGTCATTCAGATAGAGCTGTTACAGCATAAGACGCTCCCAGTTGCCACAGTATCTAATTTACCGTATAAAGCATACATCGAACAAAAAGAAGCTCGATATGAACACCAGTCTCAAGTTGGCAACAAACAGCGTGAAGAGCACCAAAAACAAATGGAAAAATACCGGCAAGTTGAGAGCAGTGTACACCATGCACAAGGGGCTATTTCAAGACAAGATCCATCTGGAGCACGCTTACTCAAAAAGAAAATGCATGCAGTAAAATCGATGGGGAAACGGTTTGAGCGCGAAAAAGAAAATTTCGAAGATATTCCACTAAAAGCAGATGCTATCTTAGTGAAATTTTCAAACACTAAACCACTGCCTGCAAATAAACCGATTCTCCATTTGGAAGATGAGAGTGTGAAACTGGGGGATGAGATTTTAGCCCACTCACTAAAATTGTTGGTCAGAACTCCTCAAAAAATAGGAATCATCGGACAAAATGGAATAGGCAAAAGTACACTATTAAAACAATTGTGGACAGAATTAAGCCAACGCACAGATATTGCAGCTGGGTACATGCCGCAAAACTATGCTGATTATTTGCATATGGATGAAACGCCGGTTGAATTCCTTAGTGAGACAGGAGATAGTGAGGAACGAACGCAAGTGATGACTTATTTAGGAAGCATGAGGTTTACGACTGATGAAATGCATCACCCGATCCAATCACTCTCAGGAGGGCAACAAGCCAAATTATTGTTGTTAAAAATAGATTTAGCAGGACAGAACGTATTGCTATTAGATGAGCCTACACGAAATTTTTCACCGCTATCTCAGCCAGAACTTAGAACATTATTTAAAAATTTTGCAGGTTCAATTATTACTATTTCGCATGATCGGATGTTTTTAAAAGAAGTCTGTGACCAGGTATTTGAATTGAAAAAGGATGGGTTTATTAGAATAGAGATGGAGTAG
- a CDS encoding DUF302 domain-containing protein, whose translation MDIVYEKRTDKNLEEAIQSLEENLKENSFGILWQLNFKDKLAEKGLELKDDFVVLEVCNPKQAKEVLEKNIHIGYVLPCKMVVRTEGNKTYMGMTSPEKLISLFDESELDEVAKSVEMALKKAITASI comes from the coding sequence ATGGACATTGTTTATGAGAAGAGAACAGATAAAAACTTAGAAGAAGCTATTCAATCATTAGAAGAAAATTTAAAAGAAAATAGTTTTGGAATATTATGGCAATTAAATTTTAAGGATAAGCTTGCTGAAAAAGGACTAGAGTTAAAGGATGATTTTGTTGTCTTAGAGGTATGTAATCCAAAACAGGCGAAAGAAGTATTAGAAAAAAACATTCATATAGGATATGTATTGCCGTGTAAAATGGTAGTGAGAACAGAAGGTAATAAGACTTATATGGGAATGACAAGCCCCGAAAAACTTATTAGTTTATTTGACGAATCAGAATTAGATGAAGTTGCTAAAAGTGTTGAAATGGCTTTGAAAAAAGCTATCACAGCATCCATCTAA
- a CDS encoding GNAT family N-acetyltransferase yields the protein MEFYIRPINSGDGKGLNDLRRMPGVFENILGIPSERIQQNEDFVVNMDANQHQFVAISKLPNNEEIIVGTAGLSVNGSHRTRHSGSIGIMIHKDYQNQGVGTALIAALIDVADNWLMLVRLELTVFEDNKSAIHLYEKFGFEKEGLKRLAAIRKGKYENEYLMARINVIICPPFDQLSNT from the coding sequence GTGGAATTTTATATTAGACCAATTAATAGTGGAGATGGCAAAGGTTTAAATGATTTAAGACGTATGCCAGGAGTATTTGAAAATATTTTAGGGATACCTTCAGAGAGAATACAACAAAATGAAGATTTTGTTGTTAATATGGACGCTAACCAACACCAGTTTGTCGCTATTTCAAAACTTCCTAACAATGAAGAAATAATTGTAGGAACTGCTGGGTTATCTGTAAATGGTAGTCATCGTACGCGACATAGTGGAAGCATAGGCATAATGATCCATAAAGATTATCAAAATCAAGGTGTTGGTACTGCTTTAATAGCTGCACTTATAGACGTAGCAGACAACTGGTTAATGCTTGTTAGACTTGAACTTACTGTATTTGAAGACAACAAGAGCGCTATCCATTTGTATGAAAAATTTGGTTTTGAAAAAGAAGGACTTAAACGGCTTGCAGCAATAAGAAAAGGAAAATATGAAAATGAATATTTAATGGCGAGAATAAATGTTATTATTTGTCCCCCCTTTGATCAGCTGAGCAATACCTAA
- a CDS encoding DUF6933 domain-containing protein yields the protein MIIGATKKAQPLFSALPSIEDKEYGKQFAQINPLFSWHANYINVNRKKVIILLNDQTLTPIILQDINAQKKKQLSELIPEAIRIAFEIAGISSEKIDEYLKLAGDIQVTTTSNRSVLGSVNLVAEELSDFRLNINQTINREVMTYFSNYIHSKLTKQGYFSSAEVLREALNKSLEVLESVETEPYLIEKTWDYSKFSQVDTSNFSSYQWETHIEASIKNNEKLLTAFKEYTIAVKGLSEKTIKRHMENLDYYLNIYLIEYEQATPLNSTEAAGNFLSSFFVEKSLASSSASLKQCGSSLKKLYQFLYEAGEISKNYLAEVNESIKLGVQEGVEYLGYTEDGGSWF from the coding sequence ATGATCATCGGAGCTACTAAAAAAGCACAACCTTTATTTTCAGCCTTACCAAGTATAGAGGATAAAGAATATGGGAAACAGTTTGCACAAATTAATCCGTTATTTTCATGGCATGCGAATTATATCAATGTGAACCGAAAGAAAGTGATCATTCTGCTCAATGATCAGACGTTAACGCCGATTATCCTGCAAGATATTAATGCACAAAAGAAAAAGCAATTGTCAGAGTTAATACCTGAAGCTATTCGGATTGCTTTTGAGATTGCAGGAATCTCATCTGAAAAAATTGACGAGTATTTAAAGCTTGCTGGAGATATCCAAGTGACTACTACCTCTAATCGTTCAGTGTTAGGAAGCGTCAATTTAGTGGCAGAAGAATTAAGTGATTTTAGATTAAATATCAATCAGACGATAAATAGAGAAGTGATGACCTATTTCAGTAATTATATTCATAGTAAATTGACTAAACAAGGGTACTTTAGTAGTGCAGAAGTGTTGCGAGAGGCGTTAAATAAATCACTTGAAGTGTTAGAAAGTGTTGAAACGGAGCCGTATTTGATTGAAAAGACCTGGGATTACAGCAAGTTTTCTCAAGTAGATACTTCAAATTTTTCGTCGTATCAATGGGAGACACATATAGAAGCATCAATTAAAAATAATGAAAAATTGTTAACAGCTTTTAAAGAGTATACGATTGCTGTAAAAGGTCTAAGTGAAAAAACTATAAAACGCCATATGGAAAACCTGGATTATTATCTAAATATTTATTTAATAGAGTATGAACAAGCAACCCCTTTAAACTCTACTGAGGCGGCAGGGAATTTTCTTAGTAGTTTTTTTGTAGAGAAAAGTTTAGCGAGTTCAAGTGCATCACTTAAGCAATGTGGCTCATCTTTGAAAAAACTTTACCAATTTTTATACGAAGCGGGTGAAATTTCTAAAAATTACCTCGCTGAAGTCAACGAGTCCATCAAATTGGGCGTTCAAGAAGGCGTCGAGTACTTAGGCTATACTGAAGATGGTGGATCTTGGTTTTAA